One window of the Arthrobacter sp. zg-Y919 genome contains the following:
- a CDS encoding V-type ATP synthase subunit E family protein translates to MTRLPQGADATLDPVRQALERDAETAAARSEADAQRQAADILGRAQAEADTIRRTAQREGAEAARADAVASSARARRQARRTVLSEQEHLRSLLASEVQEQVREVRRDPRYPQILRRLTAQADRVLGPMASVTESYKGGVTGTAGSRRLDLSLPTLAGQALEDHSGEVRELWEHA, encoded by the coding sequence ATGACCCGGTTGCCGCAGGGCGCCGATGCCACCCTGGACCCGGTCCGGCAGGCACTGGAGCGGGACGCAGAGACGGCAGCGGCCCGGTCCGAGGCCGACGCCCAACGGCAGGCCGCAGACATTTTGGGCCGCGCCCAGGCGGAGGCGGACACCATCCGCCGCACCGCCCAGCGCGAGGGTGCCGAAGCAGCCCGCGCCGACGCCGTTGCCTCCTCCGCCCGTGCCCGTCGTCAGGCGCGCCGGACGGTGCTTTCCGAGCAGGAGCACCTCCGGTCGCTGCTGGCCTCAGAGGTGCAGGAGCAGGTGCGTGAAGTGCGGCGGGACCCCCGCTATCCCCAGATCCTGCGGCGGTTGACCGCCCAGGCGGACCGGGTCCTCGGACCCATGGCGTCGGTGACCGAAAGTTACAAGGGCGGCGTGACCGGCACCGCAGGCTCCCGGCGGCTGGACCTGTCCCTGCCCACCCTGGCCGGGCAGGCGCTGGAGGACCACTCCGGGGAGGTGCGTGAGCTATGGGAGCACGCGTGA
- a CDS encoding V-type ATP synthase subunit A: MGARVRPPEAAASKATAQAGTAQNSTPQGGTGKITRVNGPLVEISGLPGLSMLEVVNIGPDGIAAQAVSINGDEATLQAYEYTGGLKAGDPAERTGHQLSGLLGPGLLGTVFDGLLRPLTSAPLWLTQERQSSAEDPAVLDTRWEFAPSVTVGDNVRAGQVLGTVPGVGTIEFRVLAPPSVSGEVTWVAEGKVRPLDPVARIGGVEVPLAQRWPVHRPRPFGERITDLAPLQTGQRVLDLLFPVPRGAAAAVPGGFGTGKTLTLQQIAKWSDADVIVYVGCGERGNEMADVLEGLSGLDDPRTGGKLIDRTVIIANTSNMPMMAREASIATGVTVAEFFRDMGYDAVVIADSTSRWAEALREFANRNGDLPAEEGYPASLASELAAFYERAARVRTLGGATASVTVIGAVSPPGGDMSEPVTTGTQRFVRSLWLLDRDLAYSRHYPAVSWRGSFSRDAESLGRWYSAHGDPEWAQRRARASLLLSEADRLTALAEIIGAASLPGHEQMVLLGGRLIRDGVLLQNALSPNDGYSSAGKGAALLQTMLDVVETCQTLVARGVPPADVERYDFSPVLRLREDTGPTDADGVRERGRAFVRRLTETLDQPTTGDANG; this comes from the coding sequence ATGGGAGCACGCGTGAGGCCCCCGGAGGCCGCCGCTTCAAAGGCGACGGCACAGGCAGGCACGGCACAAAACAGCACGCCGCAGGGTGGCACCGGCAAAATAACCCGGGTGAACGGACCCCTCGTGGAAATCAGCGGACTGCCGGGATTGTCCATGCTCGAGGTGGTCAACATCGGCCCCGACGGCATTGCCGCGCAGGCGGTCTCCATCAACGGCGACGAAGCCACCCTGCAGGCGTACGAATACACCGGCGGACTGAAGGCGGGCGACCCGGCCGAACGGACCGGGCACCAGCTCTCCGGGCTGCTGGGACCTGGACTGCTGGGCACGGTCTTCGACGGCCTGCTGCGCCCGCTTACCTCCGCTCCCCTGTGGCTGACGCAGGAACGGCAGTCTTCCGCGGAGGACCCGGCCGTGCTGGACACCCGGTGGGAGTTCGCCCCGTCGGTCACCGTTGGGGACAATGTGCGTGCCGGCCAGGTGCTGGGCACCGTCCCCGGAGTGGGGACCATCGAGTTCCGGGTCCTGGCACCGCCGTCGGTCTCTGGGGAAGTCACCTGGGTGGCCGAGGGCAAGGTCCGGCCGCTGGACCCGGTGGCCCGGATCGGGGGCGTGGAGGTACCCCTGGCGCAGCGCTGGCCGGTACACCGTCCCCGGCCCTTCGGCGAGCGCATCACCGATCTGGCGCCGCTGCAGACCGGACAGCGGGTGCTGGATCTGCTCTTCCCCGTTCCCCGCGGTGCGGCGGCGGCGGTCCCCGGCGGCTTCGGCACCGGCAAGACCCTGACCCTGCAGCAGATCGCCAAGTGGTCCGACGCCGATGTGATTGTCTACGTAGGCTGCGGCGAGCGCGGCAACGAGATGGCCGACGTACTGGAGGGGCTCTCCGGATTGGACGATCCCCGCACCGGCGGCAAGCTCATCGACCGGACCGTCATCATCGCCAACACCTCCAACATGCCGATGATGGCCCGGGAGGCGTCCATTGCCACCGGCGTCACCGTGGCCGAGTTCTTCCGGGACATGGGCTACGACGCCGTGGTGATTGCCGATTCCACCTCCCGCTGGGCTGAAGCGCTGCGCGAGTTCGCCAACCGCAACGGTGACCTCCCCGCCGAGGAAGGCTACCCGGCCTCCCTCGCCAGTGAACTGGCCGCGTTCTACGAGCGTGCCGCCCGGGTCCGCACCCTGGGCGGGGCGACGGCGTCGGTCACCGTGATCGGGGCGGTCTCCCCTCCCGGCGGTGACATGAGCGAGCCGGTCACCACGGGCACCCAGCGTTTTGTCCGCTCCCTGTGGCTGCTGGACCGGGACCTTGCCTATTCCCGGCACTACCCTGCGGTCAGCTGGCGGGGTTCGTTCTCCCGGGATGCCGAGTCCCTGGGCCGCTGGTACTCCGCCCACGGGGATCCGGAGTGGGCACAGCGCCGGGCGCGCGCCTCACTGCTGCTGTCCGAGGCGGACCGGCTCACCGCCCTGGCGGAAATCATCGGCGCAGCCTCCCTCCCCGGGCATGAACAGATGGTGCTGCTGGGCGGGCGGCTAATACGCGACGGGGTGTTGCTGCAGAATGCGCTCAGCCCCAATGACGGCTACAGCTCCGCGGGCAAGGGTGCCGCCCTGCTGCAGACGATGCTGGACGTGGTCGAGACCTGCCAGACACTGGTGGCGCGCGGCGTGCCGCCGGCCGACGTCGAGCGTTATGACTTCTCCCCCGTCCTCCGCCTGCGGGAGGACACCGGGCCCACCGATGCTGACGGCGTCCGCGAGCGCGGCCGGGCGTTTGTGCGCCGGCTTACCGAGACACTGGACCAGCCAACGACCGGAGACGCCAATGGCTAG
- a CDS encoding V-type ATP synthase subunit B → MASGNRAQVGHSDVRELRGPLLVLGDTEGVGWDEFATVDVDGGPQRHGLVLEVDGDETTLQVLEGTEGMALGGVEVRFQGRPLAVPVGTGWLGRVCNGRGEPLDGGPPVTADHVSPVGGWPLNPVYREPPQDPVITGVSVVDALTTLVRGQKLPIFSIPGLPHLTLATQIAAQATASSGRAFRVVFAAMGMTHADIAYIRDRLEERSAAGELVLLLNAADDPVIERILTPRIALTIAESLAYDDGSDVLVVMSDMTSYAEAVREVSAARREIPARRGYPGYLYSDLATLYERCGRVRGREGSVTVVPVLTMPAGDITHPVPDLTGYITEGQVVLDGDIDARGIYPPVDVLSSLSRLMRSGAGRGRTREDHLDVAAQILSAMARARSASELAELVGAAALSDTDKAYIEFRTVVERELLNQGRDELRSLEQTLDLAWQALSLLPRRELTMLSSEFLDRYLPGSGGGAGM, encoded by the coding sequence ATGGCTAGCGGAAACCGGGCGCAGGTAGGCCACAGCGACGTACGGGAACTGCGCGGACCGCTGCTGGTCCTCGGAGACACCGAGGGGGTGGGCTGGGACGAGTTCGCCACGGTCGACGTCGACGGCGGTCCGCAGCGGCACGGGCTGGTGCTGGAGGTCGACGGCGACGAAACGACCCTGCAGGTGCTTGAAGGCACTGAGGGCATGGCGCTGGGCGGAGTGGAGGTCCGGTTCCAGGGCAGGCCTCTGGCGGTACCGGTGGGCACCGGCTGGCTCGGCCGGGTCTGCAACGGTCGCGGTGAGCCGCTCGACGGCGGTCCACCCGTCACGGCTGACCATGTTTCCCCGGTAGGCGGCTGGCCCCTAAACCCCGTCTACCGGGAGCCGCCCCAGGATCCGGTGATTACCGGCGTCTCCGTGGTGGATGCCCTGACCACCCTGGTCCGGGGGCAGAAGCTGCCGATCTTCTCCATCCCCGGGCTGCCGCATCTGACCCTGGCCACGCAGATCGCCGCGCAGGCCACCGCTTCCTCCGGACGGGCGTTCCGGGTGGTCTTCGCGGCCATGGGCATGACCCACGCTGACATCGCCTATATCCGGGACCGGCTGGAGGAACGCTCCGCAGCCGGTGAGCTGGTGCTGCTGCTCAATGCCGCCGACGATCCGGTGATTGAACGCATCCTCACCCCGCGGATCGCCCTCACCATCGCCGAGTCCCTGGCGTACGACGACGGCTCGGACGTGCTGGTGGTGATGTCGGATATGACCAGCTATGCCGAGGCCGTACGCGAGGTCTCCGCCGCACGCCGGGAAATCCCTGCCCGGCGCGGCTACCCCGGCTACTTGTACAGCGACCTGGCGACTCTCTACGAACGCTGCGGCCGCGTCCGCGGGCGGGAAGGATCGGTGACCGTTGTGCCGGTGCTGACCATGCCCGCCGGGGACATCACCCACCCCGTGCCGGACCTCACCGGCTACATCACCGAGGGACAGGTGGTGCTCGACGGCGACATCGACGCCCGCGGGATCTACCCGCCGGTGGACGTGCTCTCCTCCCTCTCCCGCCTGATGCGCAGCGGCGCCGGGCGGGGACGCACCCGGGAGGACCACCTCGACGTCGCAGCGCAGATTCTGTCCGCCATGGCCCGTGCCCGCTCTGCCTCGGAACTCGCTGAACTAGTGGGTGCGGCGGCCCTGAGCGACACCGACAAGGCCTACATCGAGTTCCGGACCGTCGTGGAGCGGGAACTGCTCAACCAGGGGCGTGACGAGCTGCGCAGCCTGGAGCAGACACTGGACCTGGCCTGGCAGGCCCTGTCCCTGCTGCCGCGCCGGGAACTGACCATGCTGTCCTCCGAGTTCCTGGACCGGTATCTGCCCGGTTCGGGCGGCGGGGCGGGGATGTGA
- a CDS encoding V-type ATP synthase subunit D codes for MSGFRSGGSRAERAEVQRRLATARRGAELLERKQRILQAAIDGLREQAEAGTRTWETAAGAAAVWLQRSTGLDGADRLLAASPSDAAVAVVQWGGAMGISYPEAASCTVPSAPPAGGSSALAYAASAHRAALEAAVSAAAGQRALLLVSEELAATRTRQRAVENRWIPRLEEQLTAIERRIAEQELEESLRLRWAAGLM; via the coding sequence GTGAGCGGGTTCCGGTCCGGCGGCAGCCGCGCCGAGCGGGCCGAGGTGCAGCGCAGGCTCGCCACGGCCCGGCGGGGTGCGGAACTGCTGGAACGGAAGCAGCGCATCCTGCAGGCGGCCATCGACGGGCTACGGGAGCAGGCCGAGGCTGGGACCCGGACGTGGGAAACCGCTGCCGGTGCGGCTGCGGTTTGGCTGCAGCGCAGTACCGGGCTGGACGGTGCGGACCGGCTGCTGGCGGCGTCGCCGTCGGACGCTGCGGTCGCCGTCGTGCAGTGGGGCGGGGCCATGGGTATTTCCTATCCCGAGGCGGCGTCCTGCACAGTGCCGTCCGCTCCACCCGCTGGCGGCAGCTCGGCCCTCGCCTATGCGGCCTCGGCGCACCGGGCCGCATTGGAAGCGGCGGTGTCCGCAGCGGCCGGGCAGCGTGCGCTGCTGCTGGTCTCGGAGGAACTGGCCGCCACCCGTACCCGGCAGCGGGCGGTGGAAAACCGGTGGATCCCCCGGCTGGAGGAACAGCTGACCGCCATCGAGCGCCGGATCGCCGAGCAGGAGCTGGAGGAGAGCCTGCGGCTGCGCTGGGCTGCAGGGCTGATGTGA